From the genome of Mesorhizobium japonicum MAFF 303099, one region includes:
- a CDS encoding trimeric intracellular cation channel family protein, with translation MNPIALLDYAGVAVFAATGALAASRKQLDIIGFLFLASVTGIGGGTFRDLILNVPVFWVGNRDYVLICAVVAVLVFFTAHRVESRYKLLLWLDAIGLAAFSVMGAAKGLGITGSPVVSIITGMLTATFGGILRDLLAGEPSVLLRPEIYVTAALAGAAIFTLGDVAGLPQFVSGLAGFVVALAVRGGALRFGWAFPSYKSRPGRRPEDIP, from the coding sequence TTGAACCCCATCGCCCTTCTCGACTATGCCGGCGTCGCCGTTTTTGCGGCGACCGGGGCGTTGGCTGCCTCGCGCAAGCAACTCGACATTATCGGTTTCCTGTTCTTGGCCAGCGTCACTGGCATTGGCGGTGGCACGTTTCGCGACCTCATCCTCAACGTGCCGGTCTTCTGGGTGGGAAACCGCGACTATGTGCTGATCTGCGCCGTGGTGGCGGTCCTGGTCTTCTTCACCGCGCATCGCGTCGAATCCCGATACAAGCTGCTGCTGTGGCTCGACGCCATCGGGCTCGCCGCCTTTTCGGTGATGGGCGCGGCCAAGGGTCTTGGCATCACCGGCTCGCCGGTGGTTTCGATCATCACCGGCATGCTGACCGCGACCTTTGGCGGCATATTGCGCGATCTGCTGGCCGGCGAGCCGTCGGTGCTGCTGAGGCCGGAGATCTACGTCACGGCCGCCCTGGCGGGCGCGGCCATCTTCACATTAGGTGACGTCGCCGGATTGCCGCAGTTTGTCTCGGGGTTGGCCGGCTTCGTCGTGGCGCTCGCCGTGCGCGGCGGCGCGCTGCGTTTCGGCTGGGCGTTTCCGTCCTACAAGAGCCGGCCCGGCCGACGGCCGGAAGATATTCCGTGA
- the grpE gene encoding nucleotide exchange factor GrpE — MSDQAKDERAPSEAEAAEANAERTEGSIDGDYEALVRLLKENEELKDRALRVAAEMENLRRRTARDVHDARTYAVANFARDMLSVSDNLRRALDAIPAEAKASGDAGFKALIEGVDLTERAMLSALERHGVKKLAPEGEKFDPNFHQAMFEVPNPDVPANTVVQVVQPGYSIGERVLRPAMVGVAKGGPKIAAEAPVEPGPVNEQAEKDA; from the coding sequence ATGAGCGACCAGGCAAAAGACGAACGCGCGCCCAGTGAAGCCGAGGCGGCCGAGGCCAATGCCGAGCGCACGGAAGGCAGCATCGACGGCGACTATGAAGCGCTTGTGCGACTGCTGAAGGAAAATGAAGAGCTGAAGGACCGCGCGCTGCGCGTTGCGGCCGAGATGGAGAACCTGCGCCGCCGCACCGCGCGCGACGTGCACGACGCGCGCACCTATGCGGTTGCGAATTTCGCCCGCGACATGCTGTCGGTGTCGGACAATCTGCGCCGCGCGCTGGACGCCATTCCGGCGGAGGCCAAGGCCTCGGGCGACGCCGGCTTCAAGGCGCTGATCGAAGGCGTCGATCTGACCGAGCGCGCCATGCTGTCGGCGCTGGAACGGCATGGGGTCAAGAAGCTCGCGCCGGAAGGCGAGAAGTTCGATCCCAATTTCCACCAGGCCATGTTCGAAGTGCCCAATCCCGATGTCCCGGCCAACACCGTGGTCCAGGTCGTGCAGCCGGGCTATTCGATCGGCGAGCGCGTGCTGCGTCCGGCCATGGTCGGCGTCGCCAAGGGCGGCCCGAAGATTGCCGCCGAGGCGCCGGTCGAGCCGGGGCCGGTGAATGAGCAGGCGGAGAAGGATGCGTAG
- a CDS encoding fatty acid desaturase — protein MNMISPDAAANSKRAWLKILARYKKPDRRRSAVELAITLIPFATLWALSSAAYAYGHWWGLILILPAAGFLVRIFMIQHDCGHGSFFANRYADDWIGRALGVLTLTPYDCWRRAHATHHASAGNLDERGMGDIRTLTVAEYRQLSWRGRLAYRLYRHPLVMFGLGPIWLFIFSQRLPIGMMRGGLTPWVSSMTTNLAIALAAALLIWAVGPGAFLVVHLPIVILAGSAGIWLFYVQHQFEETEWAKDDDWEFQHAALHGSSYYDLPPVLNWFTGNIGVHHVHHLSAKVPGYRLQEVLRDYPELRGIGRVTLLDSLRCVKLALWDENRRKLVSFREARATM, from the coding sequence ATGAACATGATTTCCCCCGATGCGGCCGCCAACAGCAAGCGTGCCTGGCTGAAGATCCTCGCGCGCTACAAGAAGCCGGACCGGCGACGCAGCGCCGTCGAACTTGCCATCACCCTCATCCCGTTCGCCACGCTCTGGGCGCTGTCCTCGGCCGCCTATGCCTATGGCCATTGGTGGGGGCTGATCCTGATCCTTCCGGCGGCCGGGTTCTTGGTGCGCATCTTCATGATCCAGCACGATTGCGGCCATGGCTCCTTCTTCGCCAACCGCTATGCCGACGACTGGATCGGCCGCGCGCTCGGCGTCCTGACTTTGACGCCCTACGATTGCTGGCGGCGCGCCCACGCGACGCATCATGCCAGCGCCGGCAATCTTGACGAGCGCGGCATGGGCGATATCAGGACGCTGACCGTTGCCGAATACCGGCAATTGTCCTGGCGCGGGCGCCTCGCCTACCGCCTCTATCGCCATCCGCTGGTGATGTTCGGGCTTGGACCGATCTGGCTGTTCATCTTCTCGCAAAGGCTGCCCATCGGCATGATGCGCGGCGGCCTGACGCCCTGGGTGTCGTCCATGACCACCAATCTCGCCATCGCGCTGGCTGCGGCCCTGCTTATCTGGGCCGTCGGCCCCGGTGCTTTCCTGGTCGTCCATCTGCCGATCGTCATCCTTGCCGGCTCGGCCGGAATCTGGCTGTTCTATGTCCAGCACCAGTTCGAGGAGACGGAATGGGCTAAGGATGACGACTGGGAGTTTCAGCATGCCGCCTTGCACGGCTCGTCCTATTACGACCTGCCGCCGGTGCTGAACTGGTTCACCGGCAATATCGGCGTCCATCACGTCCACCATCTCTCCGCCAAGGTGCCGGGCTACCGGCTGCAGGAAGTGCTGCGCGATTATCCGGAACTGCGCGGCATCGGTCGCGTCACGCTGCTCGACAGCCTGCGCTGCGTCAAACTGGCACTATGGGACGAGAACCGCCGCAAGCTGGTGTCGTTCCGCGAGGCACGGGCGACGATGTAG